A window from Dioscorea cayenensis subsp. rotundata cultivar TDr96_F1 chromosome 10, TDr96_F1_v2_PseudoChromosome.rev07_lg8_w22 25.fasta, whole genome shotgun sequence encodes these proteins:
- the LOC120269929 gene encoding uncharacterized protein LOC120269929, with amino-acid sequence MEGTENPRTRTSRFPDPASTPPLLPMEKPRTDSSDHPLRLLSPLTPFSPVSDQRSVLLFDWWLIKVENGSDAKGLAVGGLTTRGQFATRIFTSAPIVKRYDAYTLETADGITVRIQGVINRARMHHSGFPSEVCRRFLTGFPYNWYVHADDFFVKKPTAESIPRSISGAQGLENDRNRNPDGAFPIEIKEFPLKRVLDILNFCGSPADDVMASNMTNCLKSFDASHTSMDPTTQKSPDMKNCSSPVMITCSENVILSKFEREMRNHQQAESEVNTGDSVVQRSVATHVEEVGHQIDTLVFDSLLANGFDLRNIKSSHNSSAKPSMHDSLPETGSSLQRKILLGETKEMEPDNHQSPKIQGKRNISQIENVTDRNCNDRSAANMVGVTVEIGIASEGLDVSHLKDEKELKNILLENGRGAKETMVCSRNNSQSGKVFDPKDADLVDVKLSVAIETSPNADVSNSLEKPNVSSKKQKCVSKGSRKRLSLEKEKVPSILRSDYAHINHADEEPRKSDILKAPNITSGILNHTSLEEINDACLGVLEKINNCFVNPVMNRTAEFSLVTDAERVKTSEAGFCSRLSRKKPNVQANFQKEHKCELADGKFDTHSPMRPPKSVTNGLDHSEENSRCNSLSLTEEQPSTKNGNGLINFGTESATCESQLATPKGQTKRCVDRRTKLVEEIETNSETRILRKKKLNIKQKDNEMEKSVLEEDVRKNTVRSVPVDQNVASVAKDTVVKERGRHVGEMAQNKVRKRTGRIRKKEQDIQHECGGLRSGPSAPCEVQLGTGRINDHIRIDNSDGGKSFQFSVGCDTKPASQSGDAMELHTTVNNTIVRSKKPHRKRNHQIGRTYATRDLANRLSLALPENLNLRRSRSGRLLVPALANWCQHLIYDVDGTITGIVGVDAQNLLSSGGISEQNKKRKKIR; translated from the exons ATGGAGGGGACTGAAAACCCTAGAACAAGAACAAGCCGGTTCCCCGATCCTGCTTCGACGCCGCCGCTGCTGCCGATGGAGAAGCCGCGCACCGACTCCTCGGATCATCCTCTGCGATTGCTGAGCCCTTTGACCCCATTCTCTCCTGTTTCCGATCAGAGATCG gttttgttgtttgattggtgGCTCATCAAAGTTGAAAATGGGAGTGATGCGAAGGGATTGGCTGTTGGTGGCCTCACAACGCGCGG GCAATTTGCAACAAGAATTTTCACTTCTGCACCCATAGTAAAGAGATATGATGCCTACACTCTGGAGACTGCAGATGGAATCACAGTCAGGATACAAGGTGTAATAAACAGAGCTCGGATGCATCATAGTGGGTTTCCTTCTGAG GTTTGCAGACGTTTCTTAACTGGATTTCCTTACAACTGGTATGTTCAtgctgatgatttttttgtgaaaaagccCACTGCTGAAAGTATTCCAAGAAGCATATCTGGTGCTCAAGGGCTAGAAAATGATCGAAACAGAAATCCAGATGGCGCATTTCCGATTGAAATAAAAGAATTCCCCTTGAAAAGAGTGCtggatattttaaatttttgtggtAGTCCTGCTGATGATGTGATGGCAAGTAATATGACTAATTGCCTAAAATCTTTCGATGCCTCTCATACTTCAATGGATCCTACAACTCAGAAGTCTCCAGATATGAAAAATTGCAGTTCACCTGTCATGataacatgttcagaaaatgtGATCCTGAGCAAATTTGAAAGAGAAATGAGAAACCATCAACAGGCAGAAAGTGAGGTAAATACTGGTGACAGTGTTGTTCAACGTAGCGTGGCTACtcatgttgaagaagttgggcatcAGATAGATACTTTGGTTTTTGATTCACTCCTAGCAAATGGTTTTGATCTCAGGAATATTAAATCAAGTCACAATTCCTCTGCAAAGCCCTCTATGCATGATAGCCTGCCAGAGACTGGTTCCAGTTTGCAAAGGAAGATTTTGTTGggagaaacaaaagaaatggaGCCAGATAATCATCAATCTCCTAAAATTCAAGGAAAACGGAACATCTCCCAAATAGAGAATGTTACTGATAGGAACTGTAACGATAGGAGTGCTGCAAATATGGTAGGGGTGACTGTGGAAATTGGAATTGCATCAGAAGGGTTAGATGTTTCACATctcaaagatgagaaagagctcaagaatattttattagaaaatggGCGTGGTGCCAAAGAAACGATGGTCTGCAGCAGAAATAATTCTCAATCCGGGAAAGTGTTCGACCCAAAGGATGCTGATTTAGTGGATGTGAAACTTTCTGTGGCCATTGAAACATCTCCCAATGCTGATGTCTCAAATTCACTTGAAAAACCAAATGTCTCCAGTAAGAAACAAAAATGTGTAAGTAAAGGATCACGAAAGAGGCTTTCCttagaaaaagagaaagtgCCTTCCATTTTGCGTTCTGATTATGCACACATTAATCATGCTGACGAAGAACCAAGGAAATCGGACATTTTGAAGGCACCTAATATTACATCTGGAATTTTAAATCACACTTCACTGGAAGAAATTAATGATGCCTGTCTAGGGGTCTTAGAGAAAATTAATAATTGTTTTGTTAATCCTGTGATGAATCGTACTGCAGAATTTAGCTTGGTTACTGATGCAGAAAGAGTGAAAACATCAGAAGCAGGGTTTTGCTCAAGATTATCCAGGAAAAAACCCAATGTACAGGCCAACTTTCAAAAGGAACATAAATGTGAACTTGCTGATGGTAAATTTGATACACACTCTCCTATGAGGCCTCCAAAATCTGTAACTAATGGGTTGGATCACTCTGAAGAGAACTCAAGATGCAATTCTTTGAGTTTGACTGAAGAACAGCCATCAACCAAAAATGGCAATGGGCTTATAAATTTTGGCACTGAATCTGCTACATGTGAGTCACAATTAGCCACCCCTAAGGGCCAGACTAAAAGATGTGTTGACAGGAGAACTAAACTAGTGGAAGAAATTGAAACTAATTCTGAAACCAGAATTTTGagaaagaagaaattaaatataaaacagaAGGATAATGAAATGGAAAAATCAGTATTGGAGGAGGATGTTAGGAAGAATACAGTTAGGTCGGTTCCTGTTGATCAAAATGTGGCTTCTGTAGCAAAGGACACAGTGGTTAAAGAGAGGGGGAGACATGTTGGAGAGATGGCTCAAAACAAGGTTCGAAAAAGAACTGGTAGAATTAGAAAAAAGGAACAAGATATTCAACATGAATGTGGAGGTCTTCGTTCAGGCCCTTCTGCTCCATGTGAGGTCCAGCTTGGTACTGGGCGTATTAATGATCATATTAGAATAGACAATAGTGATGGAGGCAAATCATTTCAATTCTCTGTTGGATGTGATACTAAACCTGCAAGTCAATCAGGCGATGCAATGGAGTTGCATACCACCGTGAATAACACAATAGTCAGATCTAAGAAGCCCCACAGGAAAAGAAATCATCAAATT GGGCGAACTTATGCTACGCGTGATCTGGCAAACAGATTGTCTTTGGCCTTACCAGAAAATCTTAATTTAAGAAGATCCAGATCAG GTCGATTGCTTGTTCCTGCTCTAGCAAACTGGTGCCAACATTTAATTTATGATGTG GATGGTACAATTACTGGAATAGTTGGTGTGGATGCTCAGAATTTACTCTCCAGTG GAGGCATTTCGGAACAaaacaagaagaggaaaaaaatccgTTGA